From the genome of Hymenobacter cellulosilyticus, one region includes:
- a CDS encoding YitT family protein — translation MLDGTEVAALLINKHTPLLKVSDVILVLNVFIFGVAAFVLGVQTALYSILTYVAASKTLDFLLNGIEQYTGVTIISARSEAIREAITTNLGRGVTLYQGKRGFGKRGDRDLDMDIVFTVVTRLELPQLRTEVRRIDPQAFVIQHSIDDAEGGMVKKRPFH, via the coding sequence GTGCTCGATGGGACCGAGGTAGCGGCCTTGCTTATTAATAAGCACACGCCCCTGCTGAAGGTCAGCGACGTGATTCTGGTCTTGAACGTGTTCATTTTCGGCGTGGCGGCCTTTGTGCTGGGCGTCCAAACGGCCCTGTATTCTATTCTGACTTACGTGGCGGCCTCCAAAACCCTGGATTTCCTGCTCAACGGCATCGAGCAGTACACGGGCGTCACTATTATTTCGGCCCGCAGCGAAGCTATCCGGGAGGCCATTACTACCAACCTGGGCCGGGGCGTGACACTTTACCAGGGCAAGCGCGGCTTTGGCAAGCGCGGCGACCGGGACCTCGACATGGACATCGTCTTTACCGTGGTAACCCGCCTGGAGCTGCCCCAGCTACGCACCGAAGTGCGCCGCATCGACCCGCAGGCCTTCGTGATTCAGCACAGCATCGACGACGCGGAAGGCGGCATGGTTAAGAAACGGCCGTTTCACTAG
- a CDS encoding YitT family protein, translated as MSSSTPPAPAAEMGNFFQRIKSTGLIILGILCAGMGLKGFLLSSHFIDGGVTGISMLISAALGIPLSWLLLIINLPFVILGYRQIGLGFALKSAAAIAGLSLALAVVPYPTLPRTCC; from the coding sequence ATGTCCTCTAGTACTCCTCCTGCTCCCGCCGCTGAAATGGGCAACTTTTTCCAACGCATAAAAAGTACCGGGCTGATTATTCTCGGAATTCTGTGCGCCGGCATGGGCCTGAAAGGCTTTTTGTTGTCCAGTCACTTCATCGACGGCGGCGTTACGGGCATTTCCATGCTGATATCGGCCGCCCTGGGCATCCCCTTGTCCTGGCTACTGCTCATCATCAACCTGCCGTTCGTTATTCTGGGCTACCGGCAGATTGGACTCGGGTTTGCCCTGAAAAGCGCCGCTGCCATTGCCGGCTTGTCGTTGGCCCTGGCCGTGGTGCCCTACCCGACGTTACCAAGGACCTGCTGCTGA
- a CDS encoding cation:proton antiporter domain-containing protein, producing the protein MRGLLSELTWTGAALGLLLLLVIRPLGGLLTLARSSRVTLAERVIISFFGIRGIGSIFYLAFALTKADFPEARQLWSILGFTMLVSISLHGILATPVMNWLDRRHGRTITAELSQPAEAD; encoded by the coding sequence ATGCGCGGGCTGCTGAGTGAGCTTACCTGGACCGGCGCCGCGCTGGGCCTGTTGCTGCTGCTGGTAATTCGGCCCCTGGGCGGACTGCTCACGTTGGCCCGCTCGTCGCGCGTTACGCTGGCCGAGCGCGTCATCATTTCCTTTTTCGGAATCCGGGGCATCGGCTCTATCTTCTACCTGGCTTTTGCCCTCACCAAGGCCGATTTCCCCGAGGCCCGGCAGCTTTGGTCCATTCTGGGCTTCACCATGCTGGTGTCCATCAGCCTGCACGGCATTCTGGCAACTCCGGTCATGAATTGGCTGGACCGTCGCCACGGCCGTACCATAACGGCCGAGCTGAGCCAGCCTGCCGAAGCGGATTAA
- a CDS encoding cation:proton antiporter domain-containing protein, with amino-acid sequence MYASLHYHAGYSGVAILGVAWLPSLLEKYPLSYPILYLGLGMAIYALPLDLPTDPFQHQEFVTHISELCVIVALTGTGLKIDRSFSLRTWRTPLLLVLVLMVLTIAGLTLAGWALVGLPLASAVLLAAALAPTDPVLAGDVQVGDPGEGREDNVRFALTGEAGLNDGLAFPFVYLAIALLPAAAGSLPERLGHWLWQDVVYRTVAALVFGIVSGKLLAYLIFSLPKRISIKTGAYGFVALAVTLITYGLTELAHGYGFLAVFLAAVTLRGRERRHEYHKQMHAFTDQLERLFIVIILILFGAPSCAGC; translated from the coding sequence GTGGCTATTCTGGGCGTCGCCTGGCTGCCTTCCCTGCTGGAAAAATACCCGCTGTCGTACCCCATTCTGTATTTGGGCCTGGGTATGGCCATCTATGCTTTGCCCCTGGACCTGCCCACCGACCCGTTTCAGCACCAGGAGTTCGTAACCCACATTTCCGAGCTGTGCGTCATTGTGGCCCTCACCGGCACGGGACTCAAGATTGACCGGTCTTTTTCCCTGCGAACCTGGCGTACGCCCCTGCTGCTGGTGCTCGTGCTCATGGTGCTCACCATTGCCGGCCTCACGCTGGCGGGCTGGGCGCTGGTGGGCCTGCCCTTGGCCAGTGCCGTGCTGCTGGCGGCGGCTCTGGCCCCCACCGACCCGGTGCTGGCCGGCGACGTGCAAGTGGGCGACCCGGGCGAAGGGCGAGAAGACAACGTGCGCTTTGCCCTGACCGGCGAGGCCGGCCTCAACGACGGGCTGGCGTTTCCTTTCGTCTACCTGGCCATAGCCTTGCTGCCCGCCGCAGCCGGCTCTCTGCCCGAACGGCTTGGCCATTGGCTGTGGCAGGACGTGGTGTACCGCACCGTAGCGGCCCTGGTATTCGGCATCGTGTCGGGCAAGCTGCTGGCCTACCTTATTTTCAGCCTGCCCAAGCGCATCAGCATCAAGACTGGGGCGTACGGCTTTGTGGCGCTGGCCGTCACGCTGATTACTTACGGCCTTACTGAGCTGGCGCACGGCTACGGCTTTCTGGCCGTGTTTCTAGCCGCCGTCACGCTGCGGGGCCGGGAGCGGCGCCACGAGTACCACAAGCAGATGCACGCCTTCACCGACCAGCTGGAGCGCCTTTTCATCGTGATAATTCTGATCCTGTTCGGGGCGCCATCATGCGCGGGCTGCTGA